The following proteins are co-located in the Fructilactobacillus carniphilus genome:
- a CDS encoding LysM peptidoglycan-binding domain-containing protein, producing MDKREKPEQAGQPWEQSFDEKPTAAADNSELKGKKPDKNSSRMARRKRRGNVKVIVTILISMVVLIALFALAFGMSQQNSLNNPKQTEPKTTKKASKQKAKKTTEKKKATTTKTTDSANSNDATQPEAEGSQADTTNQTATTSSAVAPAKQTTTNQTGTTTAQTNQDNTTKQQTTSDTNPNSNSNSKDYIVVQSHEGLYRVAQNAGISMQKLEQLNGLTSQSVIMPGQKLRIR from the coding sequence ATGGATAAACGAGAGAAGCCAGAGCAAGCTGGTCAGCCGTGGGAACAGTCGTTTGACGAAAAACCAACGGCGGCAGCAGATAATTCAGAATTAAAGGGGAAAAAGCCAGATAAGAATTCATCACGAATGGCGCGGAGAAAACGTCGGGGCAACGTTAAAGTCATTGTGACGATTCTGATTTCTATGGTGGTCTTAATTGCACTATTTGCATTGGCCTTTGGGATGTCGCAGCAAAATAGTTTAAACAACCCCAAACAAACGGAACCTAAAACTACTAAGAAAGCATCCAAGCAAAAAGCGAAAAAGACCACAGAAAAGAAGAAAGCAACTACGACTAAAACCACTGATAGTGCTAATTCGAATGATGCTACGCAACCAGAAGCAGAGGGGAGCCAGGCAGATACGACTAATCAAACAGCAACGACTAGTTCTGCAGTAGCACCAGCCAAGCAAACAACGACTAACCAAACTGGAACGACTACCGCCCAAACGAATCAAGATAACACGACCAAGCAACAGACTACTTCTGATACAAATCCGAACTCCAATTCGAATTCAAAGGATTACATTGTGGTTCAAAGTCACGAAGGGTTATACCGGGTTGCCCAAAATGCTGGGATTAGTATGCAAAAATTGGAACAACTCAACGGCCTTACATCACAAAGTGTAATTATGCCAGGACAAAAATTAAGAATTAGATAG
- a CDS encoding segregation and condensation protein A produces the protein MSNASLKIHLTDFDGPLELLLHLIKEAEMDIYDINIKEITDQYFRYLQEMKETQLEVAGEFFVMAANLMHIKSQWLLAEEIDDDQEEEDPRADLVEQLLEYKRYQQAAQSLQKRERQQQKLHSIAPLRREQDIEIATHEFEVILLQNAWQRIIRRNRQTTIGPLNQIEEWRFNLSDQATFIIDRVQQNSNQPLFFSHLFRPQAEPEEIVTDFLAVLTLTKQRVVRIRQSRGKPDFIIEGGENSNDN, from the coding sequence ATGAGTAATGCATCTTTGAAGATTCATTTAACTGATTTTGATGGTCCGCTAGAATTGTTGCTCCACCTCATTAAAGAGGCTGAGATGGATATCTATGACATTAACATTAAGGAAATTACGGACCAGTATTTTAGGTACCTCCAGGAAATGAAAGAAACCCAGCTGGAAGTAGCCGGTGAATTCTTCGTGATGGCAGCTAACCTGATGCACATTAAGTCGCAATGGCTGTTGGCAGAAGAAATTGATGATGACCAAGAGGAAGAAGATCCACGTGCTGATTTGGTGGAGCAATTATTGGAGTATAAGCGCTACCAGCAAGCAGCACAGAGCCTCCAGAAACGAGAGCGCCAACAACAAAAGTTGCATTCCATTGCACCGTTACGCCGAGAACAAGACATAGAAATTGCCACACATGAGTTTGAGGTAATTTTACTCCAAAATGCCTGGCAACGGATTATTCGGCGGAACCGACAAACGACCATAGGCCCATTGAATCAGATTGAGGAATGGCGGTTTAATCTTTCCGACCAAGCAACTTTTATCATTGACCGGGTGCAACAAAATTCCAATCAGCCCCTTTTTTTTTCCCATTTATTCAGACCGCAGGCAGAGCCAGAAGAGATTGTAACGGACTTTCTGGCAGTGTTAACCCTTACTAAACAACGGGTAGTTCGGATTAGGCAATCTCGGGGGAAACCCGATTTTATCATTGAAGGTGGGGAAAATAGCAATGACAATTAG
- the cmk gene encoding (d)CMP kinase: protein MHQKGLQVAIDGPASAGKSTVAKIVAQRFSYVYVDTGAMYRTVTLVALQAGVDLTDEERVLQLLEQTQITFQPGEPVQHVFANQHEVTEAIRSELVTNNVSTVAALPKIREALVDRQQEIARAGGVVMDGRDIGTTVLPDAEVKIFLVASVKQRAERRYLENQAKGITTSLVDLQAEIAERDYKDSHRAVSPLQRAADAVEIDTTTLSIEQVVNQIAELIQEKLAEVKNN from the coding sequence ATGCACCAAAAAGGATTACAAGTTGCCATTGATGGACCAGCTTCGGCCGGTAAAAGTACCGTGGCTAAGATTGTGGCGCAACGATTTTCGTATGTATATGTTGATACGGGTGCCATGTATCGGACTGTTACGCTGGTAGCGTTACAGGCAGGAGTGGACTTAACTGATGAAGAACGAGTTTTACAACTATTAGAACAAACCCAAATCACGTTTCAACCAGGAGAACCGGTGCAGCATGTGTTTGCCAATCAGCATGAAGTGACAGAGGCCATTCGTTCTGAGTTAGTGACCAATAACGTTTCAACGGTTGCGGCGCTGCCGAAGATTAGAGAAGCACTCGTAGATCGACAGCAAGAAATTGCCCGAGCCGGTGGAGTGGTGATGGATGGTCGTGACATTGGCACGACTGTCCTTCCGGATGCAGAGGTTAAAATTTTCTTGGTTGCCAGCGTGAAGCAACGAGCGGAGCGGCGTTATCTAGAAAATCAGGCCAAGGGCATTACGACCAGCTTAGTTGATTTGCAGGCAGAAATCGCTGAACGTGATTACAAGGATTCTCATCGAGCCGTTTCTCCTTTACAAAGGGCTGCAGATGCAGTTGAAATTGACACGACTACTCTTTCCATTGAGCAGGTAGTTAATCAAATTGCTGAATTAATCCAAGAAAAGCTCGCGGAAGTAAAAAATAATTAA
- a CDS encoding pseudouridine synthase produces MSERLQKVMAHAGVASRRASEKLIETGHVRVNGKVVTTLGTTVADADEIEVDHKPIHRETLVYFLFNKPRGVITSAADEKHRKTVLDYFKHQVSERIYPVGRLDYDTTGALLVTNDGKLDYLLTHPKHEIPKTYLAKVTGIPDATDFQRLQTGVKLDGRHTSAPAEVRLVKKMGADGQNALMELTIHEGRNHEVKKMLQAVGHPVEKLKRTAFAGLKLADLEPGQWRPLNKREVRDLLELAKGELPYENK; encoded by the coding sequence ATGAGTGAAAGATTACAAAAAGTAATGGCCCATGCGGGAGTTGCATCGCGCCGGGCTAGTGAAAAATTAATTGAAACCGGACATGTACGAGTAAATGGTAAGGTAGTGACGACGTTAGGCACGACGGTTGCGGATGCCGACGAAATTGAGGTTGACCATAAACCGATACACAGAGAAACACTAGTCTATTTTCTGTTCAATAAACCGCGGGGCGTGATTACTTCTGCAGCTGATGAAAAACATCGCAAAACCGTTTTAGATTATTTTAAGCACCAAGTTTCAGAACGAATTTATCCGGTTGGTCGGCTAGATTACGATACGACCGGGGCGTTATTAGTAACGAACGATGGGAAATTGGATTACCTGTTAACCCACCCTAAACATGAGATTCCCAAAACCTACCTGGCTAAGGTGACTGGCATTCCGGATGCCACGGATTTTCAACGCTTGCAAACGGGAGTTAAATTAGACGGTCGCCATACCAGTGCTCCTGCCGAGGTGCGCTTAGTTAAAAAAATGGGGGCTGACGGGCAGAATGCGTTAATGGAACTAACCATTCATGAAGGTCGGAATCATGAAGTGAAAAAGATGCTCCAAGCGGTAGGGCATCCGGTGGAAAAATTAAAGCGAACCGCCTTTGCTGGACTGAAACTTGCTGACTTAGAGCCCGGCCAGTGGCGGCCACTCAATAAACGAGAAGTCCGTGATTTATTAGAACTAGCGAAAGGAGAACTGCCTTATGAAAACAAATAA
- a CDS encoding helix-turn-helix domain-containing protein — MTSLDQELPLLLLDGKQWRRPRSLASLAKGKRTVATLYWGLRHQQLGDLGIARYLDIAQLDFKSLHKRHLCELRNERYRLTEQGQTQQQHLQMQLVFDWQACFQTVDLVRLKQRLLLLVQVISEFQHQQLHYFVVRTSLREQRWIKSYFRQLRKSQRDRLVGPELTAYLETLPDQTAQVLVQELVGYQNNGLTRDQIAVALQRSPLAVAFVELSALGKLVGWCQQHPQSVLAPLCQGLSRSLISKNAVRTLHLYQATGSLDTVAHTQRIRLSTVQEHLSEVAIYLPLTQFPYEDFVSKDQLNQLISRSGTDVDAWQFQTRPDENLTFFQFRLIQIWLTKEQQGGHHDGEPH; from the coding sequence ATGACAAGTTTAGATCAGGAGCTACCGCTTCTGTTGCTGGATGGTAAACAATGGCGGCGTCCTCGTTCTTTGGCTAGTTTAGCGAAGGGCAAGCGCACGGTTGCCACCTTATACTGGGGTTTACGACATCAGCAATTGGGGGATCTAGGAATTGCTCGTTATTTAGATATAGCTCAGCTGGATTTTAAATCTTTACACAAACGCCACTTATGTGAACTGAGAAATGAACGGTATCGTTTAACGGAACAAGGACAAACCCAGCAACAACACTTACAAATGCAACTGGTGTTCGACTGGCAGGCGTGCTTTCAGACCGTTGATTTAGTTCGGTTGAAGCAACGGTTGCTATTGTTAGTGCAGGTGATTTCTGAATTTCAACATCAACAGTTACATTATTTTGTGGTGCGGACTTCGTTACGAGAGCAACGATGGATTAAAAGTTACTTTAGACAGCTGCGAAAGTCCCAACGTGATCGACTAGTGGGACCGGAACTAACTGCTTATCTAGAAACTTTACCTGATCAAACAGCTCAAGTGTTAGTGCAAGAGCTGGTAGGGTATCAAAACAATGGATTAACTAGAGACCAAATTGCAGTTGCTTTGCAACGAAGCCCCTTAGCAGTGGCTTTTGTTGAGTTAAGTGCATTAGGTAAGTTAGTGGGTTGGTGTCAGCAACATCCCCAATCCGTTTTGGCTCCGTTATGCCAGGGATTATCACGATCATTAATTAGTAAAAATGCAGTTCGTACGTTGCATTTGTATCAAGCAACTGGATCCCTAGATACAGTGGCACATACCCAAAGAATCCGACTATCAACGGTCCAAGAACATCTTTCAGAAGTGGCGATTTACCTGCCGCTTACTCAGTTTCCGTATGAAGATTTTGTTAGCAAGGATCAATTAAATCAATTAATCAGTCGATCTGGTACAGATGTGGATGCATGGCAATTTCAAACTCGTCCAGATGAGAATTTAACTTTTTTTCAATTTCGCTTAATCCAAATTTGGTTAACTAAAGAACAACAGGGAGGTCATCACGATGGAGAACCTCACTAA
- the rpsA gene encoding 30S ribosomal protein S1: MSENENKQLLDALDNIKQVNVGDVVDGEILAVDNDQQLMVGIEGAGVEGVIPRREVSGDPDENIADNYKVGDQVKVVVVSKIGDDKENGSYLLSIRRLEALKVWDEIKEKAEKDETITVKVTRPVKGGLVVNADGVRGFIPASMITDHFVSDLNQYKGQELEVKIIEVVPEENRLILSHRAIAEKDRAAAREKIMSSIKPGDVIEGTVARLTNFGAFIDLGGMDGLVHISEISYDHVSKAADVLEVGEKVKVKVLSVDPDRDRISLSIKQLQPGPWDDIEEKAPVGSVLDGKVKRLVDFGAFVEVFPGVEGLVHISQISHKHIDKPSDALKSGEDIKVKVLSIDPEEHRLALSMKALEEAPAEEHKQAPKHNVDDNSTANAPEEESGFTLGDILGGDINSQN, translated from the coding sequence ATGAGTGAAAATGAAAACAAACAATTATTAGATGCGCTTGATAATATCAAGCAGGTAAACGTTGGGGACGTTGTGGACGGTGAGATTTTAGCCGTTGATAATGATCAACAATTAATGGTCGGAATCGAAGGGGCCGGTGTCGAAGGTGTGATTCCGCGTCGCGAAGTTTCCGGAGATCCAGACGAAAACATTGCTGATAACTATAAAGTAGGTGACCAAGTTAAGGTTGTCGTTGTTTCCAAAATTGGTGACGACAAGGAAAACGGTAGTTACTTACTTTCAATTCGTCGCTTAGAAGCTTTGAAGGTTTGGGATGAAATCAAGGAAAAAGCTGAAAAAGATGAAACCATTACTGTTAAAGTAACCCGTCCAGTTAAGGGTGGATTAGTAGTTAATGCTGATGGTGTACGTGGTTTTATTCCTGCTTCAATGATTACTGACCACTTTGTTAGTGATTTGAACCAATACAAGGGTCAAGAATTAGAAGTTAAAATTATCGAGGTTGTTCCGGAAGAAAACCGGTTAATTCTTTCTCATCGTGCCATTGCTGAAAAGGATCGTGCTGCGGCTCGTGAAAAGATTATGAGCTCAATTAAGCCGGGTGACGTTATTGAAGGAACAGTTGCTCGTTTAACTAACTTTGGAGCTTTCATTGATTTAGGCGGAATGGACGGATTAGTTCACATTTCTGAAATTTCCTATGATCACGTTAGCAAAGCTGCTGACGTCTTAGAAGTTGGCGAAAAAGTTAAGGTTAAGGTGCTTTCTGTTGATCCAGACCGCGACCGGATTTCACTTTCCATCAAACAATTACAACCAGGTCCTTGGGATGACATCGAAGAAAAAGCACCAGTTGGTAGTGTCTTAGACGGAAAAGTAAAACGTTTAGTTGACTTTGGAGCTTTCGTGGAAGTCTTCCCTGGTGTGGAAGGATTAGTTCACATCTCCCAAATTTCTCACAAACACATTGACAAGCCAAGTGATGCATTGAAGTCTGGCGAAGATATCAAAGTGAAGGTTCTTTCAATTGATCCAGAAGAACACCGGTTAGCATTGTCAATGAAAGCATTAGAAGAAGCTCCTGCTGAAGAGCACAAACAAGCTCCTAAGCACAACGTTGACGATAACTCAACTGCAAACGCTCCTGAAGAAGAAAGTGGCTTTACTTTAGGTGATATCTTAGGTGGAGACATTAATTCGCAAAACTAA
- a CDS encoding RecQ family ATP-dependent DNA helicase: protein MENLTKLLQTRFGFQSFRPGQEAALKHLLAQESVLAVLPTGAGKTLIYQMYGTVTNRPVIIVSPLLSLMMDQVERMQAGGEKRVVAFNSQQNWAERQRALEQLAQYRFIFVSPESLANPDLVRQLSQINPGLFVIDEAHCISQWAVDFRPDYLGLGQHWQTLGQPQLLLLTATASPQIQTDILQKLQVHDVARVILDVDRPNIFLTEQTLATDTDKQAFLVDFFQHAAGPAIIYFSSKKMANQTAATLQEETNLNVAAYHADLDTETRFKVQHQFMDDQLQIICATSAFGMGIDKANVRVIIHYHLPQDLESYLQEIGRAGRDGKQSLALLLYTPGDETLASNLIDHSLPTEVTLSMYKQHPQQLGEQTRKLIQYYERHQVGHDQMLALFQAERKRKEAALLKVVQYVLAPSCRREQLLNNFASSLQTKPHWCCDFDQPDWTVAALKLAAPQRRKPILTKDWHQIINELFEVDGNML, encoded by the coding sequence ATGGAGAACCTCACTAAGTTATTGCAAACGCGCTTTGGCTTTCAAAGCTTTCGTCCGGGACAAGAAGCAGCTTTAAAGCACCTGTTAGCCCAGGAATCTGTACTAGCAGTTTTGCCTACGGGAGCTGGTAAAACGTTAATTTATCAAATGTACGGGACGGTTACTAACCGGCCCGTCATTATTGTCTCACCCTTGCTGTCGTTGATGATGGACCAAGTGGAACGAATGCAAGCGGGAGGGGAAAAACGGGTCGTCGCTTTTAATTCCCAACAAAATTGGGCGGAACGACAACGAGCGCTAGAACAGTTAGCACAATATCGGTTTATTTTTGTGTCTCCCGAAAGTTTGGCTAATCCAGATTTGGTGCGGCAATTATCTCAGATTAACCCGGGTTTATTCGTAATTGACGAGGCCCATTGCATTTCGCAGTGGGCCGTTGATTTTCGCCCGGATTATTTAGGTCTTGGTCAGCACTGGCAGACGTTGGGACAGCCCCAACTCTTATTGCTGACGGCAACCGCCTCACCGCAGATTCAAACGGATATTTTGCAAAAATTACAAGTTCATGACGTAGCGCGGGTCATTTTGGATGTGGATCGACCTAACATCTTTTTGACGGAACAGACCCTGGCGACAGATACTGACAAGCAAGCATTTTTGGTGGATTTTTTCCAACACGCGGCGGGACCAGCGATTATTTATTTTTCCAGTAAAAAAATGGCGAATCAAACGGCCGCTACGTTACAGGAAGAAACGAATTTAAATGTAGCCGCTTATCATGCTGACTTAGATACCGAAACCCGGTTTAAAGTTCAGCACCAGTTCATGGACGATCAACTTCAGATAATTTGTGCGACCTCGGCCTTTGGGATGGGAATCGACAAAGCCAACGTGCGCGTTATCATTCATTACCATCTCCCGCAAGACTTGGAAAGTTATCTGCAAGAAATCGGGCGGGCTGGTCGCGATGGTAAACAGAGTTTAGCGCTATTGCTCTATACGCCAGGAGATGAAACTCTAGCGTCGAATCTCATTGATCATTCGTTGCCCACAGAAGTCACGCTGTCCATGTATAAGCAACATCCACAGCAACTGGGTGAGCAAACACGAAAATTAATTCAATATTATGAGCGGCACCAGGTAGGACACGACCAGATGCTAGCCCTTTTTCAAGCGGAACGAAAACGGAAGGAAGCAGCTCTCCTAAAAGTAGTGCAGTATGTATTAGCTCCTAGTTGTCGACGTGAGCAATTATTGAATAATTTTGCTAGTTCGCTTCAGACCAAACCACATTGGTGTTGTGATTTTGATCAACCGGATTGGACTGTAGCGGCGTTAAAGTTAGCAGCCCCACAGCGTCGGAAACCAATTTTAACGAAAGATTGGCACCAAATTATTAACGAATTATTTGAAGTGGATGGGAACATGCTATAA
- the xerD gene encoding site-specific tyrosine recombinase XerD has product MNDDLENYLHYLVVERGLAANSVQSYRQDLTQFVDYLKQQHLTSWGTIDQFMILSYLEREKKDGKARNSVIHSVSSLRKFFQYLMRMKVITVDPMQKIATPKRGTHLPSVLTDQEVRRLLAVPDVQKKLGLRDRASLEVLYATGLRVSELVNLKLQDLHLEMNLIQTLGKGNKERIVPIDVVAIDWLTRYLDTARSELLKQSTNAYVFLNAHGHQLSRQSVWKMLKQTATAAGIQKNITPHTLRHTFATHLLENGADLRTVQELLGHADISTTQIYTHVSHEHLTREYQKYHPRA; this is encoded by the coding sequence ATGAATGATGATTTAGAAAACTACCTGCACTATTTAGTGGTGGAGCGAGGCTTGGCTGCTAATTCCGTCCAGAGTTATCGTCAGGATCTAACCCAGTTTGTTGATTATCTAAAACAACAGCATTTGACCAGTTGGGGAACAATCGACCAGTTTATGATTCTCAGTTATTTAGAGCGGGAGAAAAAGGACGGGAAAGCTCGTAATTCAGTTATTCACAGCGTTTCTTCGTTACGGAAATTTTTCCAGTATTTGATGCGGATGAAAGTGATTACGGTTGATCCGATGCAAAAAATTGCGACGCCCAAACGAGGAACACATTTACCGTCTGTTTTAACCGATCAGGAAGTGCGACGTTTATTAGCAGTGCCAGACGTACAGAAAAAATTAGGTCTGCGGGATCGAGCCAGCTTGGAAGTTTTATATGCAACTGGTTTACGGGTTTCTGAGCTCGTGAACTTGAAACTCCAGGATTTACACTTGGAAATGAACTTGATTCAAACCCTGGGAAAGGGGAACAAGGAACGGATTGTGCCCATTGACGTAGTGGCGATTGATTGGCTAACGCGTTATTTAGATACCGCTCGGTCAGAATTATTAAAACAGAGCACTAATGCGTATGTCTTCTTAAACGCCCACGGCCACCAATTGAGTCGGCAAAGTGTGTGGAAGATGCTAAAACAAACAGCAACGGCGGCTGGGATTCAAAAAAACATTACGCCCCATACGTTACGCCATACCTTTGCCACGCATTTGTTGGAAAACGGAGCCGACTTACGAACCGTTCAGGAATTACTGGGGCACGCCGATATCTCTACGACTCAAATCTATACGCACGTTTCGCACGAGCATTTAACGCGCGAATACCAAAAGTACCATCCGCGTGCGTAA
- a CDS encoding S1 RNA-binding domain-containing protein has protein sequence MNDAIGTMITTTVTDENEKEYFVQKDGLTYSLAKAEIKKPLKLGSNFRGFAYENENHALRITREVPSIGFDRYGWGKVVTKKFGLGVFVDMGLPDKDLAVSMDELPAMRALWPDVGDQLLVTLKRDRKGRLWGELADDEIFKAISQPAGNPKLKNRTLQARVINPKKMGTQVLTDQYHLGFIDKSEEEQEPRLGELVSARVIGLRPNKTLYLSMRPRAYEAINDDAEMIYRTLTMRADHFLPYNDHSDPDAIKAYFGISKGQFKRALGHLFKAKRISITTDGIQLVETDHE, from the coding sequence CTACGGTAACCGATGAAAATGAAAAAGAATACTTTGTGCAAAAGGATGGGTTGACCTATTCTTTAGCAAAAGCAGAGATTAAAAAGCCGTTGAAGTTAGGCAGTAACTTTCGAGGATTTGCCTATGAAAATGAAAACCATGCCTTGCGGATTACGCGGGAAGTTCCTTCCATTGGTTTTGATCGTTACGGCTGGGGAAAGGTTGTTACGAAAAAATTTGGGCTGGGTGTGTTTGTGGATATGGGTCTCCCCGATAAAGATTTGGCCGTTTCCATGGATGAGCTGCCCGCCATGCGCGCTTTATGGCCGGACGTTGGCGATCAGTTATTAGTAACCTTAAAGAGAGATCGCAAGGGACGTTTGTGGGGTGAATTAGCGGACGACGAAATCTTTAAAGCCATTTCGCAACCTGCCGGGAACCCGAAATTAAAGAACCGAACGTTGCAGGCGCGGGTGATTAATCCGAAGAAAATGGGAACGCAGGTTTTGACTGATCAGTATCATTTAGGTTTTATTGATAAGTCAGAAGAGGAACAAGAACCGCGGTTAGGGGAATTAGTTTCTGCCCGGGTGATTGGCTTACGACCCAATAAAACGTTGTACCTGTCAATGCGTCCCCGTGCTTACGAAGCAATTAATGATGATGCTGAAATGATTTATCGGACACTGACCATGCGTGCTGATCACTTCTTGCCTTACAACGATCACAGTGATCCGGATGCCATCAAAGCCTACTTTGGAATTAGCAAGGGGCAGTTCAAACGGGCCCTTGGGCACCTTTTTAAGGCTAAACGAATTAGCATTACTACAGACGGAATTCAACTGGTGGAAACGGATCATGAATGA
- a CDS encoding ECF transporter S component, which yields MKTNNQELKRMVIIAMLSAIAYLLMFVSFPILPYVPFLKLDFADVPILLGLLMLGPVGAIEITVLKLFLYWMTMGFSVIELVGLLGSLVASLLLIISFWALKKWLLSGKGQMVLAIGIAAVVLAIGMSFLNYFILMPVYMSVAGFKLYISLPKLILIGVLPFNLIKGVVDGALLVLIYGRLKSWMARR from the coding sequence ATGAAAACAAATAATCAAGAACTGAAACGAATGGTAATTATTGCGATGTTAAGTGCGATTGCCTATCTATTAATGTTTGTTTCGTTTCCCATCTTACCGTACGTTCCCTTTTTAAAACTGGATTTCGCTGATGTTCCCATTTTGCTAGGACTTTTGATGCTGGGTCCTGTAGGAGCAATTGAAATCACCGTTTTGAAATTATTTCTTTACTGGATGACGATGGGTTTTTCAGTGATTGAATTGGTCGGGTTACTTGGCTCACTGGTTGCATCGCTACTTTTAATTATCAGTTTTTGGGCTCTCAAGAAATGGTTGTTATCCGGCAAGGGACAAATGGTGTTAGCCATTGGGATTGCTGCCGTTGTGTTAGCCATTGGAATGAGTTTTTTAAACTACTTCATTTTAATGCCCGTTTACATGAGCGTGGCCGGCTTTAAACTCTACATTTCCCTACCAAAATTAATTTTAATTGGAGTTCTTCCTTTCAATTTGATTAAGGGGGTAGTAGACGGAGCGTTGTTGGTCTTAATTTATGGCCGACTGAAGAGTTGGATGGCACGACGTTGA
- the scpB gene encoding SMC-Scp complex subunit ScpB — protein sequence MTISAQLEALIYAAGAHGIEIKQLAQISQLSMAVVRENVVKLVEASASDERGISIQQNGELVTMSTKSEYDQTVRAVINDDDSLLTPAMLETLTIVAYQQPLTRLQVDEVRGVNSSVSLKNLQSLGLIIIAGQADEPGRPNLYQTTDLFLRAFGLSDLQQLPPLPAEQPLSDGAMYPARNDDKGETE from the coding sequence ATGACAATTAGTGCACAATTAGAAGCCTTAATTTATGCAGCCGGAGCTCACGGGATTGAAATTAAGCAACTGGCGCAAATTAGCCAGTTATCCATGGCTGTGGTGCGGGAAAATGTGGTTAAATTGGTTGAAGCTAGTGCTTCTGATGAGCGGGGAATTTCAATCCAACAAAATGGCGAGTTAGTTACCATGAGCACTAAATCGGAGTATGATCAGACGGTGCGCGCGGTAATTAACGATGATGATTCCTTATTAACTCCGGCCATGCTGGAAACGCTAACCATCGTTGCTTACCAACAACCGTTAACCCGCTTGCAGGTTGATGAAGTTCGGGGAGTTAATAGTTCCGTTTCGCTCAAGAATTTACAAAGTCTGGGTTTAATTATCATTGCGGGGCAGGCGGATGAACCAGGGAGGCCCAATCTGTACCAGACCACTGATTTATTCTTACGAGCCTTTGGATTAAGTGATTTACAGCAGTTGCCACCATTACCAGCAGAACAGCCACTTAGTGATGGAGCAATGTATCCAGCCAGAAACGATGATAAAGGAGAAACAGAATGA
- a CDS encoding riboflavin biosynthesis protein RibT: MLYKYQPGNEKVVLGILTMSQRSHQIEFLQEEIQWYEDGANRSLYLWKDQFNNWAGVIGIEENPQWLLVRKMILAPDADTYFNAFRVLDNLKTLYPNQPILGTLRNQEVITRWERNNE; the protein is encoded by the coding sequence ATGTTATACAAATACCAACCAGGCAATGAAAAGGTCGTTTTAGGGATTTTGACGATGTCGCAGCGCTCTCATCAGATTGAATTCTTGCAAGAAGAAATCCAGTGGTATGAAGACGGCGCTAATCGGAGCTTATACCTCTGGAAGGACCAATTTAATAACTGGGCCGGGGTCATTGGAATTGAAGAAAATCCGCAGTGGTTGTTAGTTCGTAAAATGATTTTAGCGCCGGATGCTGATACCTATTTCAATGCCTTTCGGGTGCTCGATAATTTGAAGACTTTGTACCCCAACCAACCCATTTTGGGAACGCTACGCAATCAAGAAGTTATTACGCGCTGGGAGCGAAATAATGAGTAA